The following nucleotide sequence is from Catonella massiliensis.
GCTTCCCATATACCTTTCAACTTTTTCAGCATCACAAAGCTCCATCTGTGGCATAATTACTCTATCTTTTAAGACTTCAATTTCTTTTTTAAGCTCCTCTTTATTATTAGTATCTTTACATCTAAAAAGTTCATTCTGCTTTTCAATCAATTCTCCCAAAGCATCTTCAAACCTAGTCTGACTTATATCAAGCTGGTTCCATTTGTCTCCAAAAATCTCACTTTCTTTAATCAGCCTTATCCCTTCAAATTCGTCTATAAGACTGTTTCCACAAAGAATATTACATTCTAAATTAGGGAGAGGAGAAGGCTCTCTATGACCATCTACTTCAATGCGCTTACCATCAGTAATTTCATACTGTGCATTAGGATTAATTTCATCATCTATCACCAATGAAAGCCATAGGCGAAGACAAGCAATATCGACTGCAGATGGTTCTATATCCACAGCAAAAATACAATTTTTGATGGTTTCATATTTTAACTTATAAGGTGAGCGCTCAGATTTATACATATCCTTAATATGCCTTTTTTCCATATTAATAGCCATATACGCGGAAATATTCTGCCTTGCACGGACAATCTCATTAAGCATTCCAACTGGAAATGCACCTGAGCCTACCGCAGGATCTGCTATCCTTACCCTCTTTAGTGCTTCGTCAATATCCTTAAGCCTATTTGTGACAACCCTGCCATCACCATCTACCTTAAAAAGACTTTCAGAAATATACATACTAGCGTTACCTTGGCGTTTTTCTTTTACAGTATCCTCACTCTTCATAAAGTCGCCATATAGAATAAACTCTCTAATGGACTCTTCGTCAACTTTTAAAGCTTCAGTGAGATAATTAATGAGGCTTTCTTGGCACATGTAATGCACTATTTCACGGGGAGTATAAAAAGCTCCCTTTGACTTTCTGTCATTTATCTCTAAGAGGTTTTCAAATACTTTACCCAACATTTCAGGATCTATGGCTACTTCCCTCTCCATAGGTTCATCTTCACTCATTGTAAAATTATATCTGTCAAATATATCTAAAATACCATCAGCTTCACGCCCTTTTGTGGAGACATTTGAAAATATTTCGTTTGGTACATTAAATTTATTGTATCTCCAGTCATAGTTATCTATTGGCTCAAAAAGACCTCCAGAAATAAATGGCATTCTGCAGTGAAGTTCGGAACAATATCCTTCTTCCCCACGATTTACATTAAGTGTATTATAAAATAACGGTTCAAGCAGCTCCTCAAAAAAATTCTGATTTTTCCTTTCAGCAATATTAAAAAGCTCTCTCATAAAATTGTGTGGTCCGTTGCCCCATGGCTCACCTATTACACTCCAGCCAACAAGTGCTTCTTCACCCTTTTCTTTATCCAGTCTTTCATAATTAAGTTTATAATTTCCATCATCAGACCGGCTGTAGATATTAGTAATGATTTTTTGAGCTCTTTGCTTGATAGCAGAAGGTGCCTTATTTACATAAAGCGCATTCTTATATTCTTTTTCAGTCAAGGTTTCTGGCCAGACTTTTACGCCCAACCATCCTTTTTTTTGTAAAAAATAAAGAAACACAATCTGCCCCATAAGTTTTTTTGAAAACTGAGCTGATGTGAAATTATGTCTTTCTGCTTCATTTCTAAAATCTTCATTAACCTCCAGACTCTCACGTAACTGGAGAAATTTTTCACAATATAACCTGAAAAATTCATCTGTTACCTTTTCAACACTAAAAATCTCTTCTAGTGCATCAAGGGTAGGGTAATTAGGATCTGCCATGTTTCCAATTATAAATCTCCCAAAACGACTTACTGCCGTATGACAGGGCTCATCTTCACCTACCAGATAAGAATAACGCTTTGCAGGAGTAAGGCTCTCTATTGCCTTTAACCGTCCATTTTTAATTTTCATTTCATAGTCTAAGCGTACCAGTGATAATCTCCACTTAGGCTTACCAGCAGTATAAAATGCAATAAATGCTGCGTCTGATCCCGCTCTTTCCATCATCATTTTTGCATAATTTCGCTGTATGCTTCTCGAGTTCTCTACATAACTTTCATTTTTAAGCTTAGCTGCCATTATAACAATACTCTTTTTATCAGGAGTATTGAAATAGCCAATCTGAGTATAGGTCTCAATATGTGTGCTAAAGTTAGAAACTTCTTTTTTAACATTTACTCCTTTAAGGTCGGCTTTAGGAAAAAGCTCTTTTACTAAATCCATGTAATTCTTTATATCATATGCGCTTTTTAATATATTTTCTAATTTATTAGTAACTGCATCCATTTATAAATCTACCCCTTTATTTTTCATGTAGGATGAAAGCACAATCTGCTTTTCTCCAATCTCTACTGTGGTCTTACCTGTTCCACTCTTATAATAGACAGGATCTACCAACTTTATTCTTTCATTGTATAATTCTAATATATCTCCCGTTTTTATTTTCATCACATCTTTTGAAACTTTTGCAGGAATCTTTCCTTCTTCCCAAATAGTAATCAGTTTGTCAATTATCTCTATCTGGCTATCCGTAAATCTGTGATCCCTCTTCATGGCTCTGAAATCTCTAATAATCTGGGCATCATTACCTGTTATCTTTACCTTTTCTACAGATACCTCTTCCTCTTTCTCAAGCATGCTGTCAAAAGCAATACTATTGTTTTCCATCTGTTCATAGAAGCTGCTGGAAACCTTGATTTTTTTTTCGTCTGGTTCTGCCTTTATGTAGTTAATCGCCTCCATAAATGGTATCTGGCTTGTTCCATCTGTTGTGCTCATGAAAAATGTTTTTAATGCTCCTCTGCGGATAAAAGTAACCGTCGCTTCATCTGAAATCTTTTCAGATATCTTTCCAGTTTTAGCTTTCTTTGGAAGTCTCTTAATGAGTGCATAAAGCTTTGGATCATTGTCGCGAACCTGTCTTATTACATTCAGATACGCTAATTCAGGAGTAGTACTTTCTCCCTCCATATCTAGGTCTGAATCCAGTTTGGCAAATAGTTCCTTAGCGGATACGACTTCCACATTAGAAAAATACTTTGAGTCTTCTCCAAATGTGTCATGAAAAGCCTGTAATTTTGCTAAAATTCTCTGCTCTAATGGCATATGTTCTTCACTCTGTGCAGTAGGGAAGAAGTTAAACACATAAATTCTATCAAATTCTGATCCAACCCTATTAACACGACCTACACGCTGCATAATACGAGTAGGATTCCAAGGAAGGTCATAGTTTATAAGGACATTCGCACGGTGTAGATTAATACCCTCCGCCAATACATCTGTAGTAATAAGTAGATCATACTTATCATTATTTTTATTCTTAAATTTTGGATTAAAACTATCCTCAATCTCATCTCTCAGTACCTTACTGCTTTCGGAACTGCAATTTATGATTCTTTCTCCGTAGCTTTTCTTTAACTCTTCGTATAAATAGTCGGCAGTATCCTTAGCTTCAGTAAAAACTATAACTTTTTTCCCTTTTATAAGCCCATTTTCTGCAAGATTCCTCTTAAATTCATCTAGTTTTGGATCTGCATCTATCATTGACCAAATCATCTGCATGGACTTTAACTGGGCCAAATCCGACTTTAAGTCTTTGAAAAATTCTGGTTTAAACTCTTTTGTATCAAACTTCATAGCATCCTGATTTTCAACCAGATACATCAGTTTGTTCAAATTACCATCATCCAAGAGGTCATAAACATCTACCTTTTTGCTTATATAAACTTCTCCTGTCTTTGACATCTCTAGGAATTTTTCATAGGATTCAATGAATCGATTAAGAGTCTTTCTAAAAGCATGGAAACTACTTTCTAGACGCTTTACAAGAATTCCCTTCATAAACCCACCTATATTGCGCTGCCCTACAAGCATTGTTTCATACTTCTTCTTGTATTTATCTTTCAAGTATAAAAGAGGCATATAGCGAGAATACTTAAATTCCTTAATAATCTTTATAGTCTGGTTAAAGGCATCATCTGTTTCCTCATCAAATAAATATGCTATTTTCTCCGGATTTCCAAACTTTGGAAATGTGAGCCCTTGCTTTTCAAGGTCTTCTTTATAATATTGCTTAATTTCTGTCCTTGTTCTACGGATCATTATTTCACGTATCAGCTTATCACGGATGATTTCAGAGTTTTCCCTAAGCTGTTTAAAATATTTAGGAGAATCTTTCTTTGTATTTTTGAGCTTTTTATTTAGCTCACTAAAAAATCCTTCAATATTCTTAATTCCATTAATTGTTCCATTCCGCTTTGCCTGAAAAAGATAAATCTGGTTTTCAACATCACTGGTATAATTATTAATAGGCGTTGCAGAAATAAGAATAACTTTCTTACCTTGGCAGATTGTATGTAAATCTTTGTAGCCTTCTGTCTTAGAATTACGGAAACGGTGTGCTTCATCAATAAATACATAATCGTATTTATCAGCCCCTTTTTTTAAAATTTTATCCAATTTACCAAGAGATTCTACATCACACCTTGCAACATCAAACTCCTGTAATACACTTCTCCAGTAATCTACAAGAACCGGGGGGCATACTATTAGCTTATATGAGTTTCTGTTAAAGCTATTTGCAAGCAAAGCACAAATGTAAGTTTTTCCAAGTCCTACTACATCAGAAATAAACACCCCATTATAAGCATCTAACTTCTGTCTAGCCTGTGTTACAGCATCTATCTGATACTGTAATTTCATATATCCATCAGGAAGAAGGGTTTCAAAACTTTCTTTGTCTGCATTAATCTCTTCCTTAAAAAACTCATACAAAGTCTTTAAATATAGCTGATATGGTGTAATATCATCTTTTATCCAAGTATTTTGTTCTACTGCTTCAATGTAAGTGTCACGGATATCTACTCCCTTTTCCCAAAGTTCTTCAAATTTTTCAAGTGCAAACTCTACATCACCACTATCCTTTAGTTCCACATTAAATTCAAGATTATTTACTAGACCTGCTTCAGAAAAATTACTAGAGCCTGTAATTACGCTTCCAAATGTATCTGGAACTTTCTCTGGATCTTTACGCATTATATATACTTTTGCATGAATAGGAGTTTCGGTGTACATTCTCATTTCAAGCTTTCCAGATTTCATCCAGTCTATAAAAGTACGAACCCCTTTTTCAACCCTAGATGAGCTTTCAGCAGTTTCAAATTCTCTTTCAATCTCACTAGCAACAATCTCCTTTCCTTCGATAGCTGATATAGCTGCATACCTTGTTTCATCTTTTACCTTATCAATAATTTTAACTGTGTATCTATCAACATTAAGACCAACCAGAATCCTAATCTTTTCTACCGTTTCCAGTGGTTCATACATCCTGAAAAAACCGCTTGTCCTAAAATAGCCTACCAAAGAATCAAAAAACTGTGTATTGCTTTTTAAGATAGCTGCAAATCGACTATATAAATCTCTGTCAGGTTCATTTGTAAAAAACTTTAAATCTGTATTACTCATGCTTTTCTCCCTCTCTTCTTATAATTTTATTTTTAAACAACAAAAGCACCTGCCTGATATTTCCTCAGACAGATGCTTAAATTTACAATATTTAATTATAACAACGTTTATAAAATTACACAATAACCCCTTGCTTGCTTGCTTGCTTGCTTGCTTGCTTGCTTGCTTGCTTGCTTGCTTGCTTTCTTGCTTGCTTGCTTGCTTGCTTGCTTGCTTGCTTGCTTGCTTGCTTGCTTGCTTGCTTGCTTGCTTGCTTAGAATTGTCCTGTTTTCCA
It contains:
- a CDS encoding Eco57I restriction-modification methylase domain-containing protein → MDAVTNKLENILKSAYDIKNYMDLVKELFPKADLKGVNVKKEVSNFSTHIETYTQIGYFNTPDKKSIVIMAAKLKNESYVENSRSIQRNYAKMMMERAGSDAAFIAFYTAGKPKWRLSLVRLDYEMKIKNGRLKAIESLTPAKRYSYLVGEDEPCHTAVSRFGRFIIGNMADPNYPTLDALEEIFSVEKVTDEFFRLYCEKFLQLRESLEVNEDFRNEAERHNFTSAQFSKKLMGQIVFLYFLQKKGWLGVKVWPETLTEKEYKNALYVNKAPSAIKQRAQKIITNIYSRSDDGNYKLNYERLDKEKGEEALVGWSVIGEPWGNGPHNFMRELFNIAERKNQNFFEELLEPLFYNTLNVNRGEEGYCSELHCRMPFISGGLFEPIDNYDWRYNKFNVPNEIFSNVSTKGREADGILDIFDRYNFTMSEDEPMEREVAIDPEMLGKVFENLLEINDRKSKGAFYTPREIVHYMCQESLINYLTEALKVDEESIREFILYGDFMKSEDTVKEKRQGNASMYISESLFKVDGDGRVVTNRLKDIDEALKRVRIADPAVGSGAFPVGMLNEIVRARQNISAYMAINMEKRHIKDMYKSERSPYKLKYETIKNCIFAVDIEPSAVDIACLRLWLSLVIDDEINPNAQYEITDGKRIEVDGHREPSPLPNLECNILCGNSLIDEFEGIRLIKESEIFGDKWNQLDISQTRFEDALGELIEKQNELFRCKDTNNKEELKKEIEVLKDRVIMPQMELCDAEKVERYMGSRKLASKPYVLWQLDFARVFREKGGFDIVIGNPPYIDSENMVTQGLEEERNYLAKRFKFTRGNWDIYIAFFEKGYNLLNKKGSLAYITPDKWISKPFGKEMRKNLINNFKSILVAGREVFESALVDSIITIITKQECDRIEYLKLNEDSRKIEHIQWVDKAILGEPYTLDIIFSDSIEIISKLETTFEQLSNFYKCENACSTSDCYKLKEILFSLETIEQYDASKHYKVINTGTIGRYTARWGKQPMKYLKDKYNYPVVNKKEFQELFPNSYGQKGEKKKIIIKGLTLLDASIDYEGEIIPGKSTMMIECEKYDDLLYLAGIINSKLMIYYIKQKYSSSSYNGGINFTKDMINSLPWRSSDGDFQTIVHLVEKAKDLDVENNKEELLCIDKKINQVVYRIYALTPEEVKIVENSI
- a CDS encoding helicase-related protein, producing MSNTDLKFFTNEPDRDLYSRFAAILKSNTQFFDSLVGYFRTSGFFRMYEPLETVEKIRILVGLNVDRYTVKIIDKVKDETRYAAISAIEGKEIVASEIEREFETAESSSRVEKGVRTFIDWMKSGKLEMRMYTETPIHAKVYIMRKDPEKVPDTFGSVITGSSNFSEAGLVNNLEFNVELKDSGDVEFALEKFEELWEKGVDIRDTYIEAVEQNTWIKDDITPYQLYLKTLYEFFKEEINADKESFETLLPDGYMKLQYQIDAVTQARQKLDAYNGVFISDVVGLGKTYICALLANSFNRNSYKLIVCPPVLVDYWRSVLQEFDVARCDVESLGKLDKILKKGADKYDYVFIDEAHRFRNSKTEGYKDLHTICQGKKVILISATPINNYTSDVENQIYLFQAKRNGTINGIKNIEGFFSELNKKLKNTKKDSPKYFKQLRENSEIIRDKLIREIMIRRTRTEIKQYYKEDLEKQGLTFPKFGNPEKIAYLFDEETDDAFNQTIKIIKEFKYSRYMPLLYLKDKYKKKYETMLVGQRNIGGFMKGILVKRLESSFHAFRKTLNRFIESYEKFLEMSKTGEVYISKKVDVYDLLDDGNLNKLMYLVENQDAMKFDTKEFKPEFFKDLKSDLAQLKSMQMIWSMIDADPKLDEFKRNLAENGLIKGKKVIVFTEAKDTADYLYEELKKSYGERIINCSSESSKVLRDEIEDSFNPKFKNKNNDKYDLLITTDVLAEGINLHRANVLINYDLPWNPTRIMQRVGRVNRVGSEFDRIYVFNFFPTAQSEEHMPLEQRILAKLQAFHDTFGEDSKYFSNVEVVSAKELFAKLDSDLDMEGESTTPELAYLNVIRQVRDNDPKLYALIKRLPKKAKTGKISEKISDEATVTFIRRGALKTFFMSTTDGTSQIPFMEAINYIKAEPDEKKIKVSSSFYEQMENNSIAFDSMLEKEEEVSVEKVKITGNDAQIIRDFRAMKRDHRFTDSQIEIIDKLITIWEEGKIPAKVSKDVMKIKTGDILELYNERIKLVDPVYYKSGTGKTTVEIGEKQIVLSSYMKNKGVDL